One genomic segment of Nitrosopumilus sp. includes these proteins:
- a CDS encoding TrmB family transcriptional regulator has translation MTISEAVEEGMFHSESPIQELIRMLVRYDLTPNQAKVYLFLSKTGIKTASEISKALKIPRTETYHLLSTLQQQGIIFSVFGKPTKFNAVGLEESLEILLNNEKNRINELELGKDSLIKLWKIIPNYAENKKESQENKFQSLQGRNSILVKLEQMIKESKENILVLGTEKDFKRFYFTEFTELLNKTKSNLRILTDYAENNTHIFEDIPSKKIKKIDDVNREDFCFIIKDDTEVIFFISNNKIKDMLAVWTDSKAFVTTLRSLFSLMWKKSHHVDETDEESILGSKMTYEHRLREIEQEKRILNYLQENFESLGKEK, from the coding sequence ATGACCATTTCAGAAGCAGTCGAAGAAGGGATGTTTCATTCAGAGAGTCCCATTCAAGAATTAATACGTATGCTAGTTAGATATGATTTAACTCCAAATCAAGCTAAAGTATACTTATTTTTAAGCAAAACTGGTATTAAAACTGCATCAGAGATATCAAAAGCATTAAAAATTCCAAGAACTGAAACATATCATCTATTATCAACACTACAACAACAAGGAATAATTTTTTCAGTGTTTGGAAAGCCAACAAAATTTAATGCTGTAGGATTGGAAGAATCATTGGAGATACTACTTAATAATGAAAAAAACAGAATTAATGAATTAGAATTAGGCAAAGATAGTTTGATAAAACTTTGGAAAATAATACCAAATTATGCTGAAAACAAAAAGGAATCACAAGAAAATAAATTTCAATCTCTCCAAGGAAGAAACTCAATTTTAGTAAAACTTGAACAAATGATAAAAGAATCTAAAGAAAACATCTTAGTTTTAGGAACAGAAAAGGATTTCAAAAGATTTTATTTTACAGAATTTACAGAATTGTTAAATAAAACAAAATCAAATTTGAGAATTTTAACAGATTATGCAGAAAATAACACTCATATTTTTGAAGATATTCCTAGTAAAAAAATTAAAAAAATTGATGATGTGAATCGAGAAGATTTTTGTTTCATTATCAAAGATGATACAGAGGTGATTTTTTTCATCAGCAATAACAAAATTAAAGATATGCTTGCAGTTTGGACAGATTCAAAGGCATTTGTGACTACGCTGAGATCATTATTCAGTTTGATGTGGAAGAAGTCCCACCATGTTGATGAAACTGATGAAGAGTCAATACTAGGCTCAAAAATGACATATGAACATAGATTAAGGGAGATTGAACAAGAAAAACGAATATTAAATTATCTGCAAGAAAACTTTGAATCACTAGGAAAGGAAAAGTAA
- a CDS encoding response regulator, giving the protein MNTKKIQKEGSGKMKILIVDDNEQITKMLTTFLELKEHQCTIANDGSEGLKKIKENDYDVILLDLAMPEFDGYSVIKNLEENNMLKDHKIIVFTASTITQDELDNLVKRGVAAYILKPIDIDLLHSKLIEIANV; this is encoded by the coding sequence ATGAATACGAAGAAAATACAAAAAGAAGGATCAGGAAAAATGAAAATATTGATAGTAGATGATAACGAACAGATTACGAAAATGTTAACTACATTTCTGGAATTAAAAGAGCATCAATGTACCATTGCAAATGATGGAAGTGAAGGGTTAAAAAAAATTAAAGAGAATGATTATGATGTAATTCTATTGGATTTGGCAATGCCTGAATTTGATGGATATTCAGTAATAAAAAATTTGGAAGAAAATAACATGTTAAAAGATCATAAAATAATTGTTTTTACAGCATCAACAATTACCCAAGATGAATTAGACAATCTTGTAAAAAGAGGGGTAGCAGCATACATTCTAAAACCAATCGATATTGATCTTTTACATTCAAAATTAATAGAAATTGCAAATGTGTAA
- a CDS encoding HAMP domain-containing sensor histidine kinase yields the protein MLSIKHTLFLVSGVSSFIIFYMGLVNFLTSVEQSTGVILLIFSVFVATSTLLATLHISRSITNPIEKLAQKMTEFSKTNKMSNQNQIKTNVKEIFELNENFESMGGKVEKIIEVQNEYVDMLKDMDRKKVEFSSMVSHELKTPLVPILGYVQMLQKEELLGELNKQQKEAINEIYSSTIKLQRLVGDILTTQKLDLGKLDFKKENIEVTALLNSVIKEFSPITTNKKIQLKLEFKENVTISSDKDRINQVFSNLIKNSIDFVSPGTGIITIGAKNYEDSIEFFVKDNGCGISLKNQKDIFRKFYQIDTSTSRKRNGSGLGLAICKGIIEGLGGKIWVKSIENVETTFHFKIPKEFIPIKLNTNEGKN from the coding sequence GTGCTTTCAATTAAACACACTTTATTTTTAGTTTCAGGAGTTTCAAGTTTTATTATTTTTTACATGGGATTAGTAAATTTTCTGACATCAGTTGAACAATCTACAGGGGTGATTTTACTAATTTTTTCTGTTTTTGTAGCAACAAGTACATTATTGGCAACTCTCCACATTTCTAGAAGCATTACAAACCCCATAGAAAAATTAGCACAAAAAATGACTGAATTTTCAAAGACAAACAAAATGTCAAATCAAAATCAAATTAAAACTAATGTTAAAGAAATTTTTGAATTAAATGAGAATTTTGAAAGTATGGGAGGGAAAGTAGAAAAAATAATTGAAGTTCAAAATGAATATGTAGACATGTTAAAAGATATGGATAGAAAAAAAGTAGAGTTTTCATCAATGGTATCACATGAATTAAAGACTCCATTAGTTCCAATTCTAGGATATGTTCAAATGTTGCAAAAAGAAGAATTGTTAGGAGAATTAAATAAACAGCAAAAGGAAGCAATAAATGAAATTTATTCCTCGACAATAAAATTACAAAGACTTGTGGGCGATATTTTAACTACCCAAAAATTAGATTTAGGTAAATTAGATTTTAAAAAAGAAAATATCGAGGTTACTGCATTACTAAATTCAGTTATCAAGGAGTTCTCTCCAATTACAACTAACAAAAAAATACAACTAAAATTAGAGTTTAAAGAAAATGTCACCATATCAAGTGACAAAGACAGAATCAACCAAGTATTCTCAAATTTAATAAAAAATTCAATAGATTTTGTATCTCCAGGCACAGGAATTATAACAATTGGAGCAAAAAATTACGAGGACAGTATAGAGTTTTTTGTAAAAGATAATGGTTGTGGAATATCTCTTAAAAATCAAAAAGACATCTTCAGAAAGTTTTACCAAATTGATACATCCACTAGCAGAAAAAGAAATGGTAGTGGTTTAGGATTAGCAATATGTAAAGGAATCATCGAAGGATTAGGGGGAAAGATCTGGGTAAAAAGCATAGAAAATGTCGAGACAACATTTCATTTTAAAATTCCAAAAGAATTCATTCCAATTAAACTAAATACAAATGAAGGTAAAAATTAA
- a CDS encoding pyridoxal phosphate-dependent aminotransferase, with protein MKFVVDQQVQDIEMPENLKLNTFLQEFHSNCPHPECGFGFYGFAFGQSPFPVPTVIQQALINNADKGAYAAVPGIPELRDAISKYNKHYFGMDIDPKRIYVGPGTKELIFNLLEILHGTVILPTPAWLGYLPQIRFLKKNYHMLSTRANRKISPNDLRKLALRLQDRQKILILNNPHNPTGLLYDRLELEEIADVCREQNITVISDEIYAQTTYDFPKFVSMGKIYPEGTFVTNGLSKSHAAGGYRLGYVIFPQHAVDLKIQFKKILATEYTAVSTPIQHAAVAGFEISKEIDEYFQVTRNLHQIMGEYTYHALSSIEGVKIIKPDATFYLLADFNAFATDLQNVKINTSQKLSESLIVHPYHTAIVGGDSLVLERTDFSARIAFVDYDGKKVYQNYLDAKPKSLSEREEFVKNNAPKVVLGIKMIQKFFNDVKNNSLKGIMNQKNSLVNPS; from the coding sequence TTGAAATTTGTAGTTGATCAACAGGTTCAAGACATTGAAATGCCAGAGAATCTTAAACTAAATACCTTTTTACAGGAATTTCATTCCAATTGTCCCCATCCTGAATGTGGTTTTGGGTTTTATGGATTTGCATTTGGACAATCCCCGTTTCCAGTACCAACAGTAATCCAACAAGCATTAATCAATAATGCTGACAAGGGTGCATATGCCGCAGTACCTGGAATTCCTGAACTTCGAGATGCCATTTCTAAATATAACAAACATTATTTTGGAATGGATATTGATCCTAAACGCATCTACGTAGGACCTGGAACTAAGGAGCTGATTTTTAATCTTTTAGAGATTTTACATGGCACTGTTATACTTCCAACTCCTGCATGGTTAGGATATTTGCCACAAATTAGATTTTTGAAAAAAAATTATCACATGTTATCCACTAGGGCAAATAGAAAAATATCTCCTAATGATTTGAGAAAACTTGCACTTAGATTACAAGACCGACAAAAAATATTGATATTAAATAATCCTCATAATCCAACGGGATTACTTTATGATCGTTTAGAACTTGAAGAGATTGCAGATGTGTGTAGGGAACAAAACATCACAGTAATCTCTGATGAAATTTATGCTCAAACTACATATGATTTTCCAAAATTTGTCAGCATGGGAAAAATCTATCCTGAAGGAACTTTTGTAACTAATGGATTGTCAAAATCTCATGCTGCTGGAGGATATAGACTTGGATATGTGATCTTTCCTCAACATGCAGTTGACCTTAAAATTCAATTTAAAAAAATTCTTGCAACAGAATATACTGCTGTATCAACTCCAATACAGCATGCTGCTGTTGCAGGATTTGAAATTAGTAAAGAAATTGATGAATATTTTCAAGTAACTCGTAACTTACATCAAATAATGGGTGAGTATACATATCATGCCTTGTCTTCTATTGAGGGTGTAAAAATAATAAAACCTGATGCTACTTTTTACTTACTAGCTGATTTTAATGCATTTGCAACTGATTTACAAAACGTAAAAATTAATACGTCCCAAAAATTATCTGAATCATTAATAGTTCACCCATACCATACTGCAATTGTAGGTGGAGATAGTCTTGTTTTAGAAAGAACTGATTTCAGTGCCAGAATTGCATTTGTGGATTATGATGGGAAAAAAGTTTATCAAAATTATTTAGATGCAAAGCCAAAATCTCTATCTGAAAGAGAAGAATTTGTTAAAAATAATGCTCCCAAAGTTGTTTTAGGAATCAAAATGATTCAAAAATTCTTTAATGATGTAAAAAATAACTCATTGAAGGGAATAATGAATCAAAAAAATTCTCTGGTAAATCCAAGTTAG